The DNA region CTATGGCTCTATATCAATTCATTGAATAACATGGAAAATGCAAACATAAAATCCAAAAAGAACAATATATATACCTTGACTTCAAGACTCAAGTCTAAACATGCTCTCGTAGACAACTTAATAGATCAAGTCACAAATGAGCTTCCTGCAcccctttttgtgtttttttattgaacatataatttttaaagggtgatttaaaaactaaaaatcaaaataaaaaacaatttttgaGATGTTTTGGCTTTTAGGATAATTTTTCTGCATCGACACGGTAAGAGATTTTATATAGACACtaaattttttatgtaattttaaataTGTCCACAGCAAGAATGAATGTGCCTTGTATAATAACAACCACCTCACTCATGTATTTTCACAAATACCTTTTGTGTTCCAAAGAAAACATAAAATCCGTCGGTGGACATGACATCTTGCGTTTCGTTATTTTAGAGAGACCCCAAATCACATTAGGATAAAATGTTAAATTGAGCCTTTTTGCCTATAGTGATTTTGTTGAATgtataaaaaaagtgattttattgAGCATAATTTGTTGattcaatatatttcttattgAAAAATCCGCTTtgattcaataatttttttttttggcttatgTACTCTGTATAAGATTTTTCTAAAAAGTTTGGGGGAGCCATGGCTAACCCTGTTTTCATCAAAAAAGGCTAATGGGTTGAACTTCATTATCTTTTGACTCGAAAATAATAAAACATAAAGGAACACGCAAAGTAGCACCGCTTGAAAGGTTCTATAAACATACAACAAAACTACAAATCAATATAGAATGTCCTAGAAATTAAAGAGGAAAAACAATCAACAGAGGATGTCTTTAAAAGTTACTAtatcatattttgaaaaatGGGATTTATAATGTATTGAAGTATCCTATTCCATTCCATGTTTATAGTATATTATGTCAATGGTCAAAATGCAGAGGGCATGACTCCAAAGACAAATAAGAGTAAAGGTTTAATTTAGTTTCTAGCACTCTTTAAAGACAGATAAGACTTCTTATCCACATGTGGTAAAGAAATTAATGCATTTTAAAAACTGATAGTGACAAATGCAAATACTCAAACTCATCTGCAGCTACTCAAGAAGACAATTCAACCAACAAAGAAACAAGCGGACAAGTGCATGCCTCTTTTAGAATCAAAATAGATACtataggaaatttaaaataagattCTCTCTTGATTCATATCTTCTATTAAAAAACCAATCTCCCCAGCCAATTTATATCCAGAAATTCCTTTCAAAGAATAAACACTCTATCAAGACAAAATTCCATAAAAGAATTTCAACTATAgcaatgtacaaaaaaaaagatcAGAGAATGGTTCCAAAACTTGGATCCCTGTTGAAGAATAGAGGGAATCCATATCCTTCCCTAGCCATGCCATTCGGTGACATTTACAATCCATTCATTCCAACATCAATTAATTtctcagaaaatgaaaatatgtcAAAGCATCCACAAAAACCATAAAATAAACCAAACCGGAGTTGCCATATTTACAATGACTTAAAAGTTTATAGAAAATCATAGTCCACCAAATCTTCTATCATGACAGTACCACGTACTATATGCATGCAAAGTCAATCAGTACAAAGTCCACCTGGAACTGTTTAATTCAAATGCAACCTATGACTGAAACTGTACTCCAAGGATTGGTCAGCATTTCTTCTGTTCCAGGCTATCTTCTCCTTCTTGATTTGGACAAGGAGAGAGTACACACACCATGGGAAGCTTAGATAATGGTCCCTATTCATACCTTCATCGTAGCAACCCCAGTAACTGTGATGGTAAGTAACATAATACCAAGCCGAAGCTTTTGCGTAcgcatcatcaccaccaccaccactgctatCATTGAACCAGGTGCGCGCCTCTTTCCTAAGGGACCTTACAGCCATAGTAATTGCTTCCGCATCCCGTCTTTTAGTGAATGACTTTGACATTTTCATGATATTCCCACTGAGGATTTCAGCTTCAGTTTTGATCCCATAGTAGTCCATCAGATTTCCCAACCTATAGTCATAATTCCCCTTGTGATAGTAAGCATCATCAACATAGTCCATGAAGCCATCGACTTCCATGTCGGGGTCAAATGACTTTATAGCCACTTCCTTAGTGAAGGATGTAATAGAGCCAGCACTTGATGAAATCCCTTGCACTTCCCTAAAAAGCTTTCCTATTACGTTAGGCGACACGTAGGTGGGTTTGTCAGGCTTCTCCATGAAATCAGGATATTCTTTGCAATAAAGTTCTTGAGGTATAACAGCTGGGACACCGGTTTTTGGAAAGTCAACTGCTATTGAGAAGAGCTGTGAAAGCTTAATACATGGTTCAGCCATTGCTTTCAAAGGTTCCCTATCTGCAAAGACAGTGTGTGCATTGGCAATTATCCCCAGACAGTCATTGACTATGTAATTTGTAAAATACTCCTCAACCTCCTGCAACAAGAAAGCATGTCATGAAAACATGTGATTAGATTTCATGATGCAGACAAAAAAAAGATACTTTATCGATGCCGGTTTGAGTAGATACTTTAAACAACTCAAGATAACGGAATAAAATCTACAAAAAAAACCTTTGCACAAGATTAAAAATAACAATGGGATTGACAAATTTCACAAGGAAAAAGATACACGTGACAACTTAAACgtgattttaaatattaaaggATTTTGTAATtatcaaaatattttatataaaaggGCTGAAATTTTGCATAACAAGTGATGCTGGAATCAAAATTCTTAGCATATGTCATGGAATTATGAAGCATGTTGAAAAACAATTGAACATAACATAAGCAGTCTAATTGAATGGGTTAAATAATTAGTGATCTTACTAAGTAAGATTTACAATGTATAATCTCCAATATTTATAGACTGTACATGAATCCTAATTAACGGAAAACAGGGAAAAGGGGAATAAAGATATGTCCTAATAATTATAAAGTAACTCTTGATATTTATGGAAGAAAATACAAAGATATATTCTAGCCTAAAATGGTGTCATGCATTTACAACAAATATAAATAAAGCCACATATATAGACATGACAGGTTGACAATATAAACAAAGCAACACAAGAGAATGTCAAAACAGCTTTAAACTTCAAAGATCATGAATCATAAGACTCAAACAAAGCAAATACAAAGAAACATGAAACAATGTCTACGGATAACATGCATTCATGCTATAAGAAAAATACCTCAATCATTACATCATGATCCAATTCCATATTTGGGGCAGCAGTATAGTCCATTGGTTGTTCTGTCCTACTTGGAATTAAATCAGAGTCCCAACAAACGAAGTAGATGTCTCCATCCAAATCACTTCCTGAACATTCATTTGGATGAGGTCTGATATTGAAAAGTCAAATATTGGTGTCACGAAACAGTTTAAAAGGAAGACTCGACAACAAGAAGAAATAAAAAGCAACATCTCCATTTCTAAGAGAAATAACTTTGGATGGAATTGCAACGTTGTAATGAAAAAAGGAGTCAATAATGCAGAAAATCAAGAATGGATGTATCTTTTGTTAAAAGCAGCAGCAACATAGCATATCATATTTACTAAAGTGAGTTTAGTGCATGTGAAGCATGAAGGCAACTCCCCTTCCATCCAGTGTGATAATAGAAATTTATTGAACAATAAAGGTTGTATCTGCACTGATAAATACGTATATCAGTAAAGGCAGTGTGAAGGACATTTTCTTGTAACACATGACAGCACCTGCTAGGTTTTCTTTTGTTCATTCTCGGTGTACATTCATGAAAACACATGAAATTGGAAAACCTACGTATATTATACCTAGGTAATAATTTTTcaacaaattttatttatttgaatctTCAACACAAGGACAATTCATTGGCATCATATTTAATGATAGATAACTCATGATCGCATGACATAATGTCCTGTTGAGTGTTGaaatatttaaggaaaataatTACCTGCTTCCTTTTTTAGGGAAAACAACACAATCTACCATGTGGTGCAAAGCTGGCACATTCATAGCCTTCAAAACACGCACATCACCCGGGTGCAAGCAGGGGTTTTTCGCTACTACTACCTTACCCGTAATAACATAAAGACTCTGATTCCCGAGCCTATTGTTGGAAAATTGAACAAACACTTGACCATATTCAAGGGTTCCAGTTTCATCTAGACATCCCATCATTGCTCTTCCACTTGGAATAAAGATCCTAGTTTTTGTTCGCAATTCCAGCAGTTTTGATGCCCTAAATGTCTGCATCATCATTGAGAGAAATGGTTCAACATTAGGCTTGTAGCCACAAATGAGCATCTCCTTCAGAATATTGGTGATCTCCCCACTAGACATTAAGTCTAAAGCCTCCTGTGCCTTTAATGAATCTGTTAGCATAGTGTCCAGTTGATTAACAGCATCCCTTTGTTTTTTCTCAAAAACATTGTCCCTGACACCAAGAGTGGATAAGAGAGTAATCAACTGCCGATTCAGATAACAAGGCTGAAACTTACTACATGCCAAAACATCCAACTTTGTGTTATCCGAATCGTACTTGTGCATGCTCTTCCTCAGTGATAGCTTTGCACGTGATGTTGGGTCTACAGCAACAACTCCTTTGTATCCGCCATACCGAATCTGAAAGGCTGATGGAGTGGAATTATGACCACATTTTCTAGCCACACTCCTGGCAAATTCATGAGATATTTTCCCAATTCCATCAGAGAAGACATATTCGGTTCTACCATCATTAACCTTCACATCCGGAATAATCTCAACTTCATCCCTGCTGACGCTTAGAGTTTCAGTAGATGAACCAAAAGATTGCCCCAGCCTAGCAGCATACTTAGCCACATTTCTTATCCGGCGAAAATCTCCCATCCATTCCCTTATGTAAGCAGCAGTACATCCAGTTGTTGTAGGAGCAAACATCCAGAGAGAATTTTCCCGAAGCTGACTAGATGAGAATGCTAGAAATTCAAACTTCTTATCACCAATTACTATGCCATTTCTAAGGATGGAAAGAATTCTTTCATATATCTCTGTTTTCTGCCTATCAGTGCGTGAAGATAAATCTGTTGAATAAAGTTTATCCAACTCCTCATCAACAAATGAAACACGTAGAAAGTTATCGATATGTTCACGGAAGTGGCGTAGAACACGATTTGAGACATTAATCTCTGGACCACAAAAGTATACTTTGCAAGGTGTGACCTGAGCCCTGCGAATATATACCAACCCTGTATCCAAGGATATTGTAGGTGACCGAGGAGGCCTCTTTGAGCTAAGGTACGTTATGTACTGTTCAGTCAGCCACTTTGTGGGTTCATAACAAAAATCCTTTGAATGGTACAATTTTTCTAAAGCATATTCAATAAACTGAAGGTCCATTCTACATGGATCAACCAAATGATAGAAGTCATTATCAAGTGAAGGACCTGCAAGACACCCATGTTGAACCAATGAATTAACTTTAAACAAGATATCATATGGTATTTCAATGCCTTGAGGAGGAGCAACAATGGGGACAAGCCTAAGATTGAGAGAAAAAGGAAGTCCTGTCTCTACAGTGCATCGCCTCGCACTTTCTTCATAATAAGCAAAGTTTTCCCTGAAATTTGGAACACATTGGCCATCAGGAAGCTCCAGACACAAAGCAGAAGACTGCCCGATACGACTGAAAGGAGTAAAATCAACTGCTctgatccattgctcatcaggGGTATCCATGCAATAGTTCATTGAAGGATCTTCATATACATTTCCTGAAGTAGGATTGTTAAGCTTGTAAATCCGAGGAGCGCCAAGTAACTAACAATTAAAGAGCATAGACAAAAGTGTCAGATAAGAGTCCACAATTGAAGATGAAAAAGTTGGCTTTCAGTAATACCAGAGCCATTAAATAATAGGCTTAAcagcatttttggtccctcacttatcacgatttgacaGTTCTTGTCCCTCAAGAAATTTATTAGCTTACAACGTCCCTCACGTATACTAACTGTTGCAGTTTTGGTTTTTTGTCAActttcatccaatatttaatggtttttaattaaaaaatcaattaaaaataaggtTTGAAGAACAATTTTATGTTTTctaattaacaattttatggttTATAGTTTCTTAAAAACCATCAAAAAAATGGATGGAAGTTGacaaaaaactaaaactgcaacaattagtaaacgtgagggacattgtaggctaataaattcCATGAGGGACTAGAACTGCCAAaccgtgataagtgagggaccaaaggTGCTATTAAGCCTAAATGATAAATTACCTAAAGAGGTTTATCTCCTATATATAATAACTCACTCAgcacacaaaaaaaattacatccATTGATTTGGAAGAAAAAGATACGGAATGACTTGAATTAGGAAAACTTGCTCGATATGAAAGGCAACAAAAACTTATGACCATAGGTTTTCAACATCAGAGTGAGATCATCAaagttataaattaaatataataagaCAATAAATTTCTTGAAGACAATGTAAAAGACAAAAGGCAGGAAAAGATTGCCAGGTAGAAGCATGGCACTGTTAGCATATTAAGAGGAATCATAGTCAAGGGTGAATGAGAATTCGGGTATAGCCTAACtccaccccaaaag from Lotus japonicus ecotype B-129 chromosome 2, LjGifu_v1.2 includes:
- the LOC130739411 gene encoding RNA-dependent RNA polymerase 1-like; translation: MRKTIELYGFPCHVTVSSVRTFVENYTGKGTVYAIKVRHGKGRVPRAFAIIQFTSVESSADMMSRANSLWYGNSYLKVREMERDIVPKPRTFLHSLNNVKLSFGCQISKGRFSALWNTVNVEVNFGSGMRKWHFILSDNNVRYKLELSYENIWKLELHQPRGGIAKHLLIQLLGAPRIYKLNNPTSGNVYEDPSMNYCMDTPDEQWIRAVDFTPFSRIGQSSALCLELPDGQCVPNFRENFAYYEESARRCTVETGLPFSLNLRLVPIVAPPQGIEIPYDILFKVNSLVQHGCLAGPSLDNDFYHLVDPCRMDLQFIEYALEKLYHSKDFCYEPTKWLTEQYITYLSSKRPPRSPTISLDTGLVYIRRAQVTPCKVYFCGPEINVSNRVLRHFREHIDNFLRVSFVDEELDKLYSTDLSSRTDRQKTEIYERILSILRNGIVIGDKKFEFLAFSSSQLRENSLWMFAPTTTGCTAAYIREWMGDFRRIRNVAKYAARLGQSFGSSTETLSVSRDEVEIIPDVKVNDGRTEYVFSDGIGKISHEFARSVARKCGHNSTPSAFQIRYGGYKGVVAVDPTSRAKLSLRKSMHKYDSDNTKLDVLACSKFQPCYLNRQLITLLSTLGVRDNVFEKKQRDAVNQLDTMLTDSLKAQEALDLMSSGEITNILKEMLICGYKPNVEPFLSMMMQTFRASKLLELRTKTRIFIPSGRAMMGCLDETGTLEYGQVFVQFSNNRLGNQSLYVITGKVVVAKNPCLHPGDVRVLKAMNVPALHHMVDCVVFPKKGSRPHPNECSGSDLDGDIYFVCWDSDLIPSRTEQPMDYTAAPNMELDHDVMIEEVEEYFTNYIVNDCLGIIANAHTVFADREPLKAMAEPCIKLSQLFSIAVDFPKTGVPAVIPQELYCKEYPDFMEKPDKPTYVSPNVIGKLFREVQGISSSAGSITSFTKEVAIKSFDPDMEVDGFMDYVDDAYYHKGNYDYRLGNLMDYYGIKTEAEILSGNIMKMSKSFTKRRDAEAITMAVRSLRKEARTWFNDSSGGGGDDAYAKASAWYYVTYHHSYWGCYDEGMNRDHYLSFPWCVYSLLVQIKKEKIAWNRRNADQSLEYSFSHRLHLN